Proteins from a genomic interval of Rosa chinensis cultivar Old Blush chromosome 2, RchiOBHm-V2, whole genome shotgun sequence:
- the LOC112185524 gene encoding serine/threonine-protein kinase STY46, with the protein MQAPAMAGHGVFTVTDNELFDYYPVCYLKNNASNDDENCVAAKGKGNNFVFNLDPSLLIDPSCVMVGEMLGEGPQAIVYEGLYNSKPVAVKIIQPDETGVISPERKEKFQREVSLLSKARHENIVKFIGASVKPTMMIVTELMRGGTIQKYLWNTRPVIPDLKLSISFALDICQAMEYLHANGIIHRDLKPSNLLLTENMKQVKLADFGLAREQIEGAMTSEAGTYRWMAPELFSTEPVPRGAKIDYDHKADVYSFSIVLWELLTNKTPYKGRNNVMVAYATANNVRPNLEDIPEGIIPLLESCWAEDPKDRPEFMEVTDYLSNFYQEHCIQETKPPPKVIETEDNERNIKVIETEDNERNIKEEDSPSATQQRVIETPEEEKRVKRRKKSWKSWSSGWFCFSCLAH; encoded by the exons ATGCAAGCTCCAGCAATGGCGGGACATGGCGTGTTCACTGTCACCGATAACGAACTCTTCGACTACTACCCGGTCTGCTATCTCAAGAACAACGCCAGCAACGATGATGAGAATTGTGTTGCAGCTAAAGGCAAAGGCAACAACTTTGTGTTCAATTTGGACCCAAGTTTGCTTATTGACCCAAGCTGCGTTATGGTTGGTGAAATGCTCGGAGAAGGGCCGCAGGCGATTGTCTATGAAGGATT GTACAATTCCAAACCTGTTGCTGTGAAAATCATACAGCCAGATGAAACAGGTGTTATCAGTCCTGAACGCAAGGAAAAATTTCAGAGGGAGGTGTCGTTGCTGTCAAAGGCGAGACATGAAAACATTGTGAAG TTTATCGGTGCGTCTGTGAAACCAACTATGATGATAGTTACTGAGCTTATGAGAGGTGGCACAATTCAGAAGTACTTGTGGAACACCCGCCCCGTAATTCCTGACTTGAAGCTTTCAATAAGTTTTGCATTGGATATATGTCAAGCTATGGAGTACTTGCATGCAAATGGCATCATACACCGTGACTTGAAGCCAA GCAATCTACTTCTTacagaaaacatgaaacaagtGAAGCTGGCTGACTTTGGGCTTGCTAGAGAGCAGATAGAAGGTGCAATGACTAGTGAGGCTGGAACATATCGGTGGATGGCTCCTGAG TTATTCAGCACAGAACCAGTTCCAAGAGGTGCAAAGATAGATTATGATCACAAGGCAGATGTCTACAGTTTCTCAATAGTTCTGTGGGAGTTGCTCACGAACAAAACTCCATACAAGGGAAGGAATAACGTAATGGTGGCATATGCTACAGCTAAT AATGTACGGCCTAACCTGGAGGACATTCCTGAGGGTATTATTCCTCTACTGGAGTCCTGCTGGGCAGAAGACCCCAAGGACCGACCAGAATTTATGGAAGTCACTGATTATCTCTCCAACTTCTACCAGGAACATTGCATACAGGAGACCAAACCTCCTCCTAAGGTCATTGAGACTGAAGATAATGAGAGGAACATAAAGGTCATTGAGACTGAAGATAATGAGAGGAACATTAAAGAAGAAGATTCACCAAGCGCCACCCAGCAACGTGTGATTGAGACACCTGAAGAAGAGAAAAGGGTTAAAAGGCGCAAGAAGAGTTGGAAGAGTTGGTCATCGGGGTGGTTCTGTTTCTCTTGTTTGGCTCATTGA
- the LOC112187304 gene encoding G-box-binding factor 1 isoform X2, translated as MWGAQHPMMPPYGTPVPYPAIYPPGGVYAHPGMVTTPTSVPPTNPESEGKGADGKERASAKKPKGAAGNTVKAGESGKATSGSGNDGASQSAESGSEGSSDGSEENGNHQEYGANKKGSFDKMLADGANAQNNTALVPGKPVVSMPATSLNMGMDLWNASPASAGTAKMRGNQSGAPSAVGGDHWIQDERELKRQKRKQSNRESARRSRLRKQAECEELQKSVQGLTNENHGLKDELQRLSQECEKLVSENTSIKEELTRLCGPNLVANIEHQSRGGEGNS; from the exons ATGTGGGGAGCCCAG CATCCTATGATGCCGCCTTATGGAACTCCTGTTCCATACCCTGCTATATATCCTCCAGGTGGAGTTTATGCTCATCCGGGTATGGTCACG ACTCCTACTTCAGTACCACCAACAAATCCAGAGTCGGAAGGGAAGGGTGCAGATGGGAAAGAGCGAGCTTCAGCCAAAAAACCCAAGGGAGCTGCAGGAAATACAGTTAAGGCTGGGGAGAGTGGAAAAGCAACTTCTGGTTCTGGAAATGATGGAGCTTCACAAAG TGCTGAAAGTGGCAGCGAGGGTTCATCAGATGGAAGCGAGGAGAATGGTAACCACCAG GAGTATGGTGCAAACAAGAAGGGAAGCTTTGACAAGATGCTTGCAgatg GAGCAAATGCACAAAATAACACAGCTTTAGTGCCTGGGAAGCCTGTAGTTTCTATGCCTGCAACTAGTCTGAATATGGGAATGGACTTGTGGAATGCATCCCCCGCTAGTGCAGGAACTGCAAAAATGAGAGGAAATCAATCTGGAGCCCCATCAGCTGTCGGTGGTGACCATTGGATTCAG GATGAACGGGAACTGAAAAGACAGAAAAGGAAGCAGTCAAATAGGGAGTCTGCTAGGAGGTCAAGATTGCGGAAGCAG GCGGAGTGTGAAGAGCTACAAAAAAGTGTACAGGGACTGACCAATGAGAATCATGGCCTTAAAGATGAGCTGCAAAGGCTCTCCCAGGAATGCGAGAAGCTTGTGTCTGAAAATACTTCTATAAAG GAAGAGTTGACACGATTGTGTGGACCAAATTTAGTAGCAAACATTGAACATCAATCTCGTGGCGGTGAGGGCAACAGTTGA
- the LOC112187304 gene encoding G-box-binding factor 1 isoform X1, with the protein MGTGEEGTPSKPSKQASTAQEIPTQPSYPDWSSSMQAYYGAGAAPPPFFASSVASPAPHPYMWGAQHPMMPPYGTPVPYPAIYPPGGVYAHPGMVTTPTSVPPTNPESEGKGADGKERASAKKPKGAAGNTVKAGESGKATSGSGNDGASQSAESGSEGSSDGSEENGNHQEYGANKKGSFDKMLADGANAQNNTALVPGKPVVSMPATSLNMGMDLWNASPASAGTAKMRGNQSGAPSAVGGDHWIQDERELKRQKRKQSNRESARRSRLRKQAECEELQKSVQGLTNENHGLKDELQRLSQECEKLVSENTSIKEELTRLCGPNLVANIEHQSRGGEGNS; encoded by the exons ATGGGGACAGGGGAAGAGGGCACACCCTCTAAGCCTTCCAAACAAGCTTCTACAGCTCAG GAAATACCTACACAGCCTTCGTATCCTGATTGGTCCAGCTCTATGCAG GCTTATTATGGTGCTGGAGCTGCTCCACCGCCCTTTTTCGCTTCCTCTGTTGCTTCACCAGCACCACACCCATATATGTGGGGAGCCCAG CATCCTATGATGCCGCCTTATGGAACTCCTGTTCCATACCCTGCTATATATCCTCCAGGTGGAGTTTATGCTCATCCGGGTATGGTCACG ACTCCTACTTCAGTACCACCAACAAATCCAGAGTCGGAAGGGAAGGGTGCAGATGGGAAAGAGCGAGCTTCAGCCAAAAAACCCAAGGGAGCTGCAGGAAATACAGTTAAGGCTGGGGAGAGTGGAAAAGCAACTTCTGGTTCTGGAAATGATGGAGCTTCACAAAG TGCTGAAAGTGGCAGCGAGGGTTCATCAGATGGAAGCGAGGAGAATGGTAACCACCAG GAGTATGGTGCAAACAAGAAGGGAAGCTTTGACAAGATGCTTGCAgatg GAGCAAATGCACAAAATAACACAGCTTTAGTGCCTGGGAAGCCTGTAGTTTCTATGCCTGCAACTAGTCTGAATATGGGAATGGACTTGTGGAATGCATCCCCCGCTAGTGCAGGAACTGCAAAAATGAGAGGAAATCAATCTGGAGCCCCATCAGCTGTCGGTGGTGACCATTGGATTCAG GATGAACGGGAACTGAAAAGACAGAAAAGGAAGCAGTCAAATAGGGAGTCTGCTAGGAGGTCAAGATTGCGGAAGCAG GCGGAGTGTGAAGAGCTACAAAAAAGTGTACAGGGACTGACCAATGAGAATCATGGCCTTAAAGATGAGCTGCAAAGGCTCTCCCAGGAATGCGAGAAGCTTGTGTCTGAAAATACTTCTATAAAG GAAGAGTTGACACGATTGTGTGGACCAAATTTAGTAGCAAACATTGAACATCAATCTCGTGGCGGTGAGGGCAACAGTTGA